The genomic window TGGAGTTTAGAAGCCGGACAATCTCCCATTGATGTCATGCGGCGCTATCAAGTAGCAGTGGTTTCCCATGGTAGCCCAGAAATAGAAGAAATTGAAGCCTTCCGAGAGCAATTTGTCCAAGGCTTAGGTTACTGCCCAGAAACGTTAGCGTAGAGACGTAGCATTGCTCTACATTTATTTTAAAAAGCGGCGGGTATGTATTCTTTTAAAGACAAATTGTATTTTAAATCAGGCGCAGTTTTTTCACAATAAACTAGCGCCACATCAAAGCTACAACCATAATCGCCAAACTCTGGATAGGTAGCCAAAAAGTAATTTGCAGCTTTCCAGAGTTTTGCTTGTTTTTGAGGCGTAATTGCCAGCAATCCTCCCGCATCCCAACTTCCAGCACTGCGCGTTTTGACTTCGACAAAGGCTAAAGAATCGCAAGTATTAGCAATTAAGTCTATTTCGCCCCACGGGCAGCGCCAACGACGATGTAAAATTTTCCAACCGTTAGATTGTAACCATTGAGCAATAAAATCTTCTCCTAAAACACCGATATCGGGATAATGAGATGAGCGATCGTTTGCCATTGGTCATAACACAAAATGAATTCTACAACTGTGCTACACAAGCGGATTTTGAGCAGCGTACTATGTTTATTAGCAGTGCTAGTAAGTGTAAGTATTTGGGCTTTCCCAGCTTTTGCTCTTGACTATAACAGAGAAAACTTGCTTGGTCGGGATTTTTCGGGGCAAGTATTAACAGATGCTAGTTTTACCAAAGCCAATTTACGCAATAGCAATCTCAGCCACAGCGATTTGACAGGTGTAAGTTTTTTTGCGGCTAACTTAGAGTCGGCAAATTTAGAAGGCGCAAATCTAACTAATGCCACCTTAGATGCAGCCCGAATTATTAAAACTAATTTAACTAATGCCGTTTTAACGGGGGCTTTTGCTGCTAATGCTAAGTTTGATGGCGCAATTATTGACGGAGCGGATTTTACTGATGTATTGCTTCGCCAAGATGAGCAAGACAAATTATGTAAAGTTGCTCAAGGTACGAATCCCACCACCGGGAAACAAACCCGCGAAACCTTGATGTGTAGATAAATATAGCGTTTTTTTCATCAATTGGTAGGGGCGCAATGCATTGCGCCCCTACTACAATAAATCGGTTAAACAAAATTGGCGCATCAAATCTAACTCTTGTAACCGCTTTTGCTCGGTATATAACGACTGATGACACAATTGTGACTTCTCCGGCTCGTTTATGGGGTCGGTTTGCTCCCACTCTTTCAATAACGAGCGATAACGTTTTTCACATAATACTCTTTCCATACAAGCGGTAGCGGCTTGAATTACTTGCGTACCTCGAAGCAAATCTTGCTGGGTTTTCTCGTCTAGGTGAAATAAAGGAGAAACTTGAGCTATTTCTATAGAAGATTCTAAACAGCGAGTTTGGATACGAGAAACTAAACTTTCTTGCGCTTCTATAAGGTGAATCTCAGATTTTTCATCAACAATTTGCTGCCACAAAAAGCGGTGATGAGACAAACTAAACTGTAAACTTTGCTCTTGTAAGGCGCTACTGACCGCTTGACGATGTTCCGGGCAGTGGAGATAAATTCGCAATAGCAATGCCTCTGCTTGCTCTAATAGACTGCGCTCCGAGGCTTCTGGAAAAGCTTTATCTTTGGGGTTTTGCTTTGGGGTTTTATAAGCAATCGGCTTAGATTGATACTTAGGAGTAATTTGAGCTAACAGATTTTCTGCTCGTAATGGTACAAACCGCGCATCGCCAAGGCTGAGAATTTCCGCGCAATGACTTACATAATAATTGCGAGTATCGCTGTTATCTATTCGTTGGAGTAGCTTTACCATCTCTTTTGCTACGTGCTGAAATTCTGTAGCTTGTTTAAGATTGCGATCGCCTATTAGTTGTAAAATCTGCCAATC from Synechocystis sp. PCC 7509 includes these protein-coding regions:
- a CDS encoding YraN family protein, with amino-acid sequence MANDRSSHYPDIGVLGEDFIAQWLQSNGWKILHRRWRCPWGEIDLIANTCDSLAFVEVKTRSAGSWDAGGLLAITPQKQAKLWKAANYFLATYPEFGDYGCSFDVALVYCEKTAPDLKYNLSLKEYIPAAF
- a CDS encoding pentapeptide repeat-containing protein encodes the protein MNSTTVLHKRILSSVLCLLAVLVSVSIWAFPAFALDYNRENLLGRDFSGQVLTDASFTKANLRNSNLSHSDLTGVSFFAANLESANLEGANLTNATLDAARIIKTNLTNAVLTGAFAANAKFDGAIIDGADFTDVLLRQDEQDKLCKVAQGTNPTTGKQTRETLMCR